The Geoalkalibacter subterraneus genome contains the following window.
GCTGGTTTTTTATTTTCTGCTCAGCCTGCGCAAGCCTGCACCGGCCATGGCGCTGGCGTCCTTTTTGAGCTCGCCACTGCTGCCCTGGGATATTGACCAGGGGCATGATCTGGCACAGCGGGTGATGGATGGCCGGTTCGATCTGCGCGCTCCCCGCGGTGCAGGGCGGGCGGCCACCCAAGTGCTGGACAGCGTCCGTCAAGGCTGCGAGAAAGCTCCTGAGCTTTCGGCGGCCCTCGCGATGCTTGAGCAATGTCTTGGTCTCTCTGGCGGCGCCGAGGAGCACCGAAGTCGTGCGCGCGAACTGATTCAGGAACTGCAGGCGGCGGTCAATGCCGGCGAAGCCTTTCCCTGGGACGATCTGCTGCGCCGCTGTTCACCCGTGACTTTGCAGCGCCCGGCGGCGCTGGAGCTCCCCCGGGAAGGGGTGGCGGTGTTTTATGAACACGAAGAACCCTGGCGCGAGGTCAGACAGCTCTTCGTGCTGGGCTTTAGCGACGGACACTATCCGGCGGCGGTGGGTGCGTCCGCCGTCTTTTTCGAGTCCGACCTCCACGCGTTGCACAAGGATGCCAAGCTGCCCGTTGAAACCGCCTCCGACCTTCTGGAGCGCAGACGCGATCTATTACGTCGTCAGCTCAGCTTCGTCACCGAGCGGGTCCATTTCATGATCCCCCGCCGCGACGTGCTGGGCGCCACCCTGCAGCCCTCCCAATCCCTGAGTTTCATGGCACAGCTTTTTGCAGGTGTCGAGGATGCAGACGGTCTGATCCTCGAGCTCGAACGTGAAGACGACCGAACTCGAAGCTACGGCGTGCCCTGCGCCCCTGAGCAGTTGCCCGTCGCGCCTCCCGCTCCGGAAGTCTGCGATCTCAACCTGAAGCGTGACCTGGTGGCGATGTGGACGCGCGACGATGGCAGTATTTATCCCCTCTCCCCGAGTGCCCTTGAGACCCTGATGGTCAGTCCGCTTGCCTGGTTGTTCTCAAAGGCAGGTCTTGAACCGCGCCAATGGGCGCCCGAAGCGCTCGATGCCATGGTCAAGGGAACCCTGGCCCATCGTGTTTTTGAAGATCTCTTCAAACCGGCCGCGGCAATCCCCTCCGCCAAAGAGATTGAAGAGCAGGTCCCCGCATTGCTGCACCAGGCGATCCGCGAGATTGCGCCTTTTTTGCTGATGCCTGAATGGCGGGTTGAACGAGCCAACCTGCACAAGGAAATCGTTTTGGCCGCCACCCGCTGGAGCGAGTTTCTTCAGCATACCGGCGGACAGGTTCTCGGCAACGAGGTCAAGCTCGCAGGCAGGCTCGATGATCTGCCGATCCACGGCCTGACCGATACCCTGGTTGCGCTTCCCGGGGGCAGAATCTATGTCGTCGACTTCAAAAAATCCAAAAGCGACAAGCGGCGTGAGCGCATGACCAAGGGCTACGACAGTCAGGCCACTCTTTACCGAATCATGCTGCAGACCGGCGAGGCCCACAAAACCGAGGATGAACTTGCCCGTGCGTTTGAGCAGGGCGCACAGATCGGCGTTCTTTATTACCTGATGAATGACCAGGTCGTGCTCGCCGATACCGCCGGGTGGCTGCCGCAGGATCTGGCCGGGGCGGACGAGCTCGGCGACGGAATCTCCACCAAGGCCATGACCCTGATTCGCGAGCGACTTGCGCAGATCAGGCGCGGCGAGGTGCGGCTCAATCACGAAGATGATGAGCGCTGGTATGACAAGGAAGCCGGCATGGCGATCTACGCCCTCGACAACAGCCCGCTGCTCAGGCTCTTTATGCACCGCGGGGAGGTGACGCGATGAGTATCCCTCAGCTGACCATCATCCCCGCCGGCGCAGGCTCCGGCAAAACCTTCACGATCCAGAATACCCTGGCCAAATGGGTCAGAGATAACGAGATCGATCCCGATAGAATCGTCGCGGTCACTTTCACCGAGGCTGCCGCAGCAGAGCTTCGTGGACGCATCCGCGAGCAGCTGGTCAAAGATGGCCGTCTCGAAGACGCCCTGCGGCTCGATCAGGCCTATATCTCGACCATCCACGGCTTCGGTCTGCGCCTTCTCACCGAGTTTGCCTTCGACGCAGGGATCTCCCCCGCGCCGCGCCTGCTCAACGAAGATGAAGAGGCGATTCTGATCCGCCAGGCACTGGCCGAGACCGATCGTGCAGACGGGGTGATGGGCGACCTCGACGGATTCGGCTACCGCTACGATTTTACCTCCAAGAAGGGGGGCGAGGATCTCTTCCGCGACCGTGTCCTTGAGTTGATCAACAAGCTGCGCTCCATCGGCCGGCTCGAAGAAGATGCTGGGCTTCTGCCCCATGCCCTGCAGCATCTTAAATCCCTTTACGGGCCCACCGAGCTTGCGCAAAACCTCAACCGGACCCTGCACGATGCGGTGCTGGCGCTGCTTGCGCAATTTCCGGCCGAACTCTCCTCTCTCCATCCAGACAACGGCACTTTTGTCCGTGCCTTGCGCGCCGATTTTCAGGCCCTCAAAAAAGCGCAGAAGAGTGAAAATCTCGAGACCGACTGGCAGCTGTGGAAGAAACTGCGCAACCTGCGCGGCTCCAAGCGCGGCACTGACATGCCCGGGGGCTACGATGCACTGGTCAATGAGGTGATCGACGCGGCCGATGCGCTCCCCCAGCATCCAGGCCCCCTGGCCCATGCGATCGCGCATGTTCAGGCGCTGCTCGAGGCCAGCCAGGATTGCCTGGGACGCTATGCCCAAAACAAGCGCGAGAAGGGGCTGGTCGACTACACCGATATGGTGGCCTTGAGCCATCGGATGCTTATTGGGCGACCGGAGATCCTCGAGACTTTCCGCGAGCGGGTGGATTGCCTGGTGATCGATGAATTCCAGGACACCAACCCCCTGCAGTTCTCCCTTCTCTGGGCGCTGTGCGAAGCGGGCGTGCCGACCCTGGTGGTCGGCGATCTCAAGCAGGCGATCATGGGCTTTCAAAATGCCGATTCACGCCTGCTGGCGCAGCTGCAAACCCTCTACCCCGAACATACCCAGCCGCTGACCGGCAACTGGCGCTCCACCGCGAAGCTTATGGAGTGGTTCAACGCCGTGGGGCAGGGGCTGTTCAAAGAGCAGTACACGGCACTGACCCCCCATGCGGATTATCCCAGCAGTCTCTCCAGCCTTGAAGCCGTTGTGTTTGGCGAAAACTGGCGGGCCAAGGAGGGGGAGTCTTCGCCGACCGAGGTGCGACCGCGCTGGACGGCTTCGCGCATCAAAGCCCTGCTCGATGATCCTCAGCAATGTATCTACGACCGCCACCAGAAAATCACCCGCAGGCTTCGCGCAGGCGATATCGCCATTTTGTGCCCCACCAACAAAAAACTCTCTGATTATGCCGATGCCCTGCGCGAGCTGGGCGTGCTCTCGCGCAGGGAGGCCGACGGCTGGTTTGAATCGCCGGTGGTGCGTCTGGCCTGTCACGCCCTGGCCTATGTCGCCGATCCCTGCGACCGGCATGCCGCACTGGTTCTTGCTGTGACCGAGATGGGCGAGCAGACCCTGCAGTCGGCCCTATCCACCCTGCTGGAGGGAGAGCTGCCTTCCGGCAAGGTTTTTGAGGCACTGCGCCCCCTCAAGGAGGCGCCCGCCGATCTCAGTGTCAGTGAACTTCTCAACCAGGTGATCGACGCCCTGGATCTCTATGGCGTGATCAGCACCTGGCCCGAGGCCGAGCAGGCCCGCGCCAGCCTTTTGCGGCTGCAGGGCGAAGCGCAGGAATTCATGGCGGCCAACCGCGAGGCACTGGCCAGCGGCGGCTATTACGGCTCTGGACCCAAGAGCTTTCTGGCGTGGCTTTCAAACCGCGCCGAGAGTGAAAACGGCCAGCCCGATCCGCGCGTGGTCGATGAGCAGGCGGTGGTGCTGATGACCTGGCACAAATCCAAGGGCAAGGAATGGCCCGTGGTGGTCGTGGCCGGCAGTGACGCGAAGGTCAAATGCCCCCTGCCCAGCACCGACGTGAAGTATCGCGACTTCTCTGACCTGGGTGCGGTTCTCGAACAGGCCCGCATTGAAATCTCCCCCGACTTTGCCGCACCCGAAACGGGCGACAGGTTTAAAGAGCCTCTGTGGCAGCAGGCCTGGGAGAGTGCGTTGTGCCTGCTTTACGTGGTCATCACCCGCGCCCGGGAGAAGGTCATCCTCGAGTGGCCGCAATATCTCGACAATGGCCGGGAGCGATCCACCGTCACGTTCTGGGAGGTTCTCACCCAAACCACCGGAATGATGCTTGACGCCAATCATCTCAAGATCGGTCCGCAGCAGTTTGACTGCCGGGTGATGGAGACGGACCGGGATCTGCCTCCTGAATATGACACGGGGCGGGATCTCGAGGTAAGTCTTCCCACCACAGGGCGGCGTGCTATCGAGGCTGATTTACGACCGATAGAGTCCACGCCCGAGATCATCACGCCAAGCAGCCTGCACGCAGAAGAGGTCGGAGAATCCAGCGCAGCTATGACCAGGAGGCGTTACAGCACACCACTGGAGATGGAACTTGATCTCGAAGCCCTGCAAAAGGGAACGCTGCTGCATCGCTGTTTCGAGTTGTTCGACCTCAGGAGGGATGCCGAGATCATCCGCGGGGCCTTGGGAGCCATGGTGTCCGAGGAAGACTTTAAGCGGATTACTCAGGCGGCCGGCGATTTTTACCACTGGCTTGATCAAACCTATGCGCCCATTGCCCTGGAAAGAGAAGTGCCGATCCTGTTTCTTGACGAGAAAGGCAGCGTCGTTAACGGTTTCATTGACCTGCTGGTCGAGACAGAGCAAGGCTTCTGGATCATCGACCACAAATCGGACCGTGTCGAAGATCCCGAAGAGAAATTCAACGACTACCTGCCCCAGCTTCGCTGTTATGCAGCAGCCGTTGCGAAGGCCCGACCGGATAAGCCGGTGCTTGGGGTTGCGATCAACTGGATTGTGCGGGGTGAGGTGATGGGTGGGTAACACCCAGACGTCGAACTTTTTTCAGAGCAAAGCTCAAAACTTATCTTTGCTTGTTCGATTTTGTTAATTATCGTCAATGACGAGTAAGGTGCCATTGTATGAATTCGGGCACAATACTCGAAGAACACAACAGGCTTTTATGTTGTGCATTATTCCCGGAAGGTTTATTTGACATGCCATCTTCCTTAGCTTGGATTGACCATGACTCGAAAGCGAGAGAACGCACGCTTCGCATCCTTTCCCTTTTCCAGGAAAAGGAAAGTCGTGACGAGCTTGGGCTCGGCTCCGTGCGGGACAGCTTTGCCGATCAGTTATTCCCAGGAACAAGCACGATCCAGACGCGCCTCCGCTACATGCTTTTCGTGCCATGGATTTACCATTCACTGGAAGAGAAGCGACTATCTGCAGAAAATTTTGCGATCCAAGCTGACAAGATGGAAAGGGTCCTGGTCCAGCCATTGATGGATTCCGATGATCAGGCTGGTGTATTTGGAAAAACCGCCGGAAAAAGGCTCAAACGGTTGCCCAGCTCCGTTTACTGGGCCGGTCTCGGTGCCTGGGGAATACGCATTACGCCATTCTCGCAGGACGAATATCACAGGCGCATCGACGAAACTTACCGCCGCCGCAAAGCCCTGAAGGTTCGTGAGAAAGACGCAAAGGCACGAGGAGACGACATCGATGTCGAGCAGCGGATGGCCTCTCTCAGTTGGCATCCGCGATTGCCCACGCCTCCGGAAGATTTCCCTTCGACGGTGAGCTTCGCTTTATCCCGGGAAGAAACCGAGTTTATTCGGGATCGCATCCAGGTTGCTTGTCCCGACAGCCTTCTCTCGTTCTTGGCAATGCACTGCGAACCCGCCGACACTCAAGCCCCATGGGAACATCCCGATTACGGACGCTTTTCCGAACAGCATAAAGAACTCCTGACCCATGCACGGCTATTCTCGGAGGTGATGCATGGAGCGTCGCTCTCGTATAACGTTCAGCTCGCCAGGCTTCGAAACCATGAAGATCTTGTCGCCGAGCATCAGGTAAGTTTCGACGAATGGACCGCAAATCTTCCCTTGGAGGAAATTCGCGCCTGGTCGGTGAGCCGCCTCTGGGAGTTGACGATGGATCATGGCCACACCATCACCCCGCAAACGCGATCCTTCGTTCAGCAATGGATCGACCATACCCGGAAGTCCCCCAGCGACCTCCTTTCTAACGCCGAGGCGCTCACCCTGATCAAAAGAAGAGAAATGAAACTCAAGGGCACGCGTTCCCGATTCAGGAACCAGAGGGCGCTCGAGCAGTGGGGCGGGTACTCCGGCGTCGGAAGACTCGTCTATCGTTGGCCGAATGTGAAGGTGCTTTTGAACGACCTGTACCAGGGGATGAACCGGGAGGAACAATGCTGAACCCAAACTCCCGGAGCCTTTATACCTCTGCACTGACCCCACCGCCGGGGATGATGTTCGACGAGGCTGTTGCGACCACCTTTTCGATGGACCCAGCCCTACTGCTTGAGGCACCTGTCTATCTGGCGTTAATGGCGGCGGATGGTCAGACCGATCCTGACCCGTTATCTGTGCTTGAAGCCATCCGCAGGTACTCGAAACGCATCACCGTCTATGTGCAACGAGGACGGATTCAAGTGCCCCAGATTGCCAAGCCCAACCCCTTGTTTGGGTTTCTGGAGGAAATGGTTGTCGAGGTAACGGCCCCTGGCGGAGGCGTCTTCCATCCAAAAGTCTGGGCAATCCGCTTTATCAGCCCTGATCAAAGCAGCTCGATGTATCGTCTGGTGGTCCTGACGAGGAATATGACCACCGATCAGTCCTGGGACCTGTCCCTTCAGCTCGAAGGCGCGATTGCAGGTAGGAAGTCCAAATCAAATAAACCGCTGGCACATTTCTTCAAGACGCTTCCTGATCTGGCTACCGGACCAACGGAATCGGGCAGGGGCGAGCAAGCTCTCAGATTCGCGGACGAGCTACATCGAGTCCAGTGGGAACTCCCCGACGGCTTTGACGAGCTGACCTTCTATCTTCCAGGAACGAAAGGGTTTGACTGGGAGCCTCCCATGGCAAATCGGATGGCCGTCATCTCTCCATTCTGTTCTGACGAAGCCCTGCGGGCACTGACGAAAAAAACCAAGGCCGCTGATGCTCTCATCTCACGCCCTGAGTCATTGTCAGCCCTGAAGAAGGAGACTCTC
Protein-coding sequences here:
- a CDS encoding UvrD-helicase domain-containing protein; this encodes MSIPQLTIIPAGAGSGKTFTIQNTLAKWVRDNEIDPDRIVAVTFTEAAAAELRGRIREQLVKDGRLEDALRLDQAYISTIHGFGLRLLTEFAFDAGISPAPRLLNEDEEAILIRQALAETDRADGVMGDLDGFGYRYDFTSKKGGEDLFRDRVLELINKLRSIGRLEEDAGLLPHALQHLKSLYGPTELAQNLNRTLHDAVLALLAQFPAELSSLHPDNGTFVRALRADFQALKKAQKSENLETDWQLWKKLRNLRGSKRGTDMPGGYDALVNEVIDAADALPQHPGPLAHAIAHVQALLEASQDCLGRYAQNKREKGLVDYTDMVALSHRMLIGRPEILETFRERVDCLVIDEFQDTNPLQFSLLWALCEAGVPTLVVGDLKQAIMGFQNADSRLLAQLQTLYPEHTQPLTGNWRSTAKLMEWFNAVGQGLFKEQYTALTPHADYPSSLSSLEAVVFGENWRAKEGESSPTEVRPRWTASRIKALLDDPQQCIYDRHQKITRRLRAGDIAILCPTNKKLSDYADALRELGVLSRREADGWFESPVVRLACHALAYVADPCDRHAALVLAVTEMGEQTLQSALSTLLEGELPSGKVFEALRPLKEAPADLSVSELLNQVIDALDLYGVISTWPEAEQARASLLRLQGEAQEFMAANREALASGGYYGSGPKSFLAWLSNRAESENGQPDPRVVDEQAVVLMTWHKSKGKEWPVVVVAGSDAKVKCPLPSTDVKYRDFSDLGAVLEQARIEISPDFAAPETGDRFKEPLWQQAWESALCLLYVVITRAREKVILEWPQYLDNGRERSTVTFWEVLTQTTGMMLDANHLKIGPQQFDCRVMETDRDLPPEYDTGRDLEVSLPTTGRRAIEADLRPIESTPEIITPSSLHAEEVGESSAAMTRRRYSTPLEMELDLEALQKGTLLHRCFELFDLRRDAEIIRGALGAMVSEEDFKRITQAAGDFYHWLDQTYAPIALEREVPILFLDEKGSVVNGFIDLLVETEQGFWIIDHKSDRVEDPEEKFNDYLPQLRCYAAAVAKARPDKPVLGVAINWIVRGEVMGG
- a CDS encoding DUF6361 family protein — its product is MPSSLAWIDHDSKARERTLRILSLFQEKESRDELGLGSVRDSFADQLFPGTSTIQTRLRYMLFVPWIYHSLEEKRLSAENFAIQADKMERVLVQPLMDSDDQAGVFGKTAGKRLKRLPSSVYWAGLGAWGIRITPFSQDEYHRRIDETYRRRKALKVREKDAKARGDDIDVEQRMASLSWHPRLPTPPEDFPSTVSFALSREETEFIRDRIQVACPDSLLSFLAMHCEPADTQAPWEHPDYGRFSEQHKELLTHARLFSEVMHGASLSYNVQLARLRNHEDLVAEHQVSFDEWTANLPLEEIRAWSVSRLWELTMDHGHTITPQTRSFVQQWIDHTRKSPSDLLSNAEALTLIKRREMKLKGTRSRFRNQRALEQWGGYSGVGRLVYRWPNVKVLLNDLYQGMNREEQC
- a CDS encoding PD-(D/E)XK nuclease family protein, which codes for MSVCHFILAEDRAQSRYLKRHLAEKGAWLNVVVGTWVELLTTLENFFLVEEPTSDWAATLASCAEQVDEAFWRSSLEVAPAETLSCLDCELQRLLRACGPEITLPSFDASSLSLRGKRHYNDLAALHRQMGHVLPDDLALIRSILDADPARCIKPVVIYDHLLQTPLNPWQHSLLEHVRESFAAEPDRRLEDVLTGLATQEQGRGQTNLQHLSQNLFSGAAARQPLDGSLQWLAVRDSLQEVEVAASMIQHARRSNQDLDFSDLALLIPNRPEYTRPIAAVFDRAGIPLAGLERSESIRDLGAELVFYFLLSLRKPAPAMALASFLSSPLLPWDIDQGHDLAQRVMDGRFDLRAPRGAGRAATQVLDSVRQGCEKAPELSAALAMLEQCLGLSGGAEEHRSRARELIQELQAAVNAGEAFPWDDLLRRCSPVTLQRPAALELPREGVAVFYEHEEPWREVRQLFVLGFSDGHYPAAVGASAVFFESDLHALHKDAKLPVETASDLLERRRDLLRRQLSFVTERVHFMIPRRDVLGATLQPSQSLSFMAQLFAGVEDADGLILELEREDDRTRSYGVPCAPEQLPVAPPAPEVCDLNLKRDLVAMWTRDDGSIYPLSPSALETLMVSPLAWLFSKAGLEPRQWAPEALDAMVKGTLAHRVFEDLFKPAAAIPSAKEIEEQVPALLHQAIREIAPFLLMPEWRVERANLHKEIVLAATRWSEFLQHTGGQVLGNEVKLAGRLDDLPIHGLTDTLVALPGGRIYVVDFKKSKSDKRRERMTKGYDSQATLYRIMLQTGEAHKTEDELARAFEQGAQIGVLYYLMNDQVVLADTAGWLPQDLAGADELGDGISTKAMTLIRERLAQIRRGEVRLNHEDDERWYDKEAGMAIYALDNSPLLRLFMHRGEVTR